In the Mycolicibacterium thermoresistibile genome, one interval contains:
- a CDS encoding secondary thiamine-phosphate synthase enzyme YjbQ produces MKTEVLDVDTARRRIVDLTPQVREFCAGRGDGLCNVFAPHATAGLALIETGSGSDEDLVDTLDRLLPRDDRYRHRHGSPGHGADHVLPALVAPSVTIPVQGGEPLLGTWQSVVLVDLNRDNPRRSVRLSFING; encoded by the coding sequence ATGAAGACCGAGGTGCTCGACGTCGACACCGCACGTCGTCGCATCGTCGACCTGACCCCACAGGTACGCGAGTTCTGCGCCGGCCGCGGCGACGGGCTGTGCAATGTGTTCGCACCGCACGCGACGGCGGGGCTCGCCCTGATCGAGACCGGGTCGGGTTCCGACGAGGATCTCGTGGATACCCTGGACCGGTTGCTGCCGCGCGATGACCGGTACCGGCACCGGCACGGCTCCCCGGGACATGGTGCCGATCACGTGCTGCCGGCGCTGGTGGCGCCGTCGGTGACGATCCCGGTTCAGGGCGGTGAACCCCTGCTTGGCACCTGGCAGAGCGTGGTGCTGGTGGACCTCAATCGGGACAACCCGCGCCGCTCGGTGCGGTTGAGCTTCATAAACGGCTGA
- a CDS encoding GlsB/YeaQ/YmgE family stress response membrane protein, translating to MTITGVISAILVGIVVGALGRLLLPGKQNIGILVTILVGIVSAFIGTAIARAVGIPTATRGIDWLELLVQVVVAVIGVAIVASLMGRRSRRHGVLGH from the coding sequence ATGACCATCACCGGCGTCATCAGCGCAATCCTGGTGGGAATCGTGGTCGGCGCGTTGGGCCGACTGCTCCTGCCCGGTAAACAGAACATCGGGATCCTGGTGACCATCCTGGTGGGCATCGTCTCGGCCTTCATCGGTACCGCGATCGCCCGGGCGGTCGGCATCCCCACCGCGACCCGCGGGATCGATTGGCTGGAACTGCTCGTCCAGGTGGTCGTCGCGGTGATCGGAGTCGCGATCGTGGCGTCGCTGATGGGACGCAGAAGTCGCCGTCACGGGGTACTCGGTCACTGA
- a CDS encoding replication-associated recombination protein A: MSDSLFDLPGEPASTAEPGAPTTPAPLAVRMRPANLDEVVGQDHLLQPGAPLRRLVEGSGAASVILYGPPGTGKTTLASLISQATGRRFEALSALSAGVKEVRAVIDTARRAAMRGEQTVLFIDEVHRFSKTQQDALLAAVENRVVLLVAATTENPSFSVVAPLLSRSLILQLQPLDTDAIRTVVRRAIDDPRGLGGKVEVSDDAVELLVQLSAGDARRALTALEVAAEAGERVTVGTIEQSLDQAAVRYDRDGDQHYDVVSAFIKSVRGSDVDAALHYLARMLVAGEDPRFIARRLMILASEDIGMADPTALPLAVAAAQTVQLIGMPEAQLTLAHATVHLATAPKSNAVTTALGAAMADIRAGKAGLVPAHLRDGHYSGAARLGHAQGYKYSHDHPDGVVAQQYPPDTLVGVDYYRPTGRGAEREIAGRVDRLRAIIRGLRGRS; this comes from the coding sequence GTGTCCGACAGCCTGTTCGATCTGCCCGGTGAACCGGCCTCCACCGCGGAACCCGGGGCACCGACCACCCCGGCGCCGCTGGCGGTGCGGATGCGGCCGGCCAACCTCGACGAGGTCGTCGGCCAGGACCATCTGCTGCAGCCCGGCGCCCCGCTGCGCCGCCTCGTCGAGGGCTCGGGCGCGGCCTCGGTCATCCTGTACGGACCGCCGGGCACCGGCAAGACCACGCTGGCGTCGCTGATCTCCCAGGCCACCGGCCGGCGGTTCGAGGCGCTGTCCGCGTTGTCGGCGGGCGTCAAGGAGGTGCGCGCCGTCATCGACACCGCCCGCCGCGCCGCGATGCGCGGTGAGCAGACCGTGCTGTTCATCGATGAGGTGCACCGGTTCTCCAAGACCCAGCAGGACGCGCTGCTCGCGGCGGTGGAGAACCGGGTGGTGCTGCTGGTGGCGGCGACGACGGAGAACCCGTCGTTCTCGGTGGTCGCGCCGCTGCTGAGCCGGTCGCTGATCCTGCAGCTGCAGCCGCTGGACACCGACGCCATCCGCACCGTGGTGCGCCGCGCCATCGACGACCCGCGCGGTCTCGGCGGGAAGGTCGAGGTCAGCGACGACGCGGTGGAGCTGCTGGTGCAGCTGTCGGCCGGTGACGCCCGCCGTGCGCTGACCGCGCTCGAGGTGGCCGCCGAGGCGGGCGAGCGGGTCACGGTCGGGACCATCGAACAGTCCCTGGATCAGGCGGCGGTGCGCTACGACCGCGACGGGGATCAGCACTACGACGTGGTCAGCGCGTTCATCAAGTCGGTGCGGGGCTCCGACGTCGACGCGGCTCTGCACTATCTGGCCCGGATGCTGGTGGCCGGTGAGGATCCGAGGTTCATCGCACGCCGGCTGATGATCCTGGCCAGCGAGGACATCGGGATGGCCGATCCGACGGCACTGCCGCTCGCGGTGGCAGCGGCCCAGACCGTGCAGCTGATCGGGATGCCCGAGGCGCAACTGACGCTGGCGCACGCCACCGTGCACCTGGCCACCGCGCCGAAGTCCAATGCGGTGACCACCGCGCTGGGCGCCGCGATGGCCGACATCCGGGCCGGGAAGGCCGGGCTGGTGCCGGCCCACCTGCGCGACGGCCACTACTCGGGCGCGGCGCGGCTCGGCCACGCCCAGGGGTACAAGTACTCCCACGACCATCCGGACGGCGTTGTGGCGCAACAGTATCCGCCGGACACCCTGGTGGGCGTGGACTACTACCGGCCGACCGGCCGGGGCGCCGAACGGGAGATCGCCGGCCGGGTCGACCGGTTGCGTGCGATCATCCGCGGCCTGCGCGGGCGGTCCTGA